The following proteins come from a genomic window of Crassostrea angulata isolate pt1a10 chromosome 1, ASM2561291v2, whole genome shotgun sequence:
- the LOC128160515 gene encoding radial spoke head 14 homolog translates to MAQTVISANYPPHIDPTRTPLAYGDRALPRLNRELKDSTLLVRQRAVMSLCDHLHDPEHIAEALRVGIAESLKSLLTDGDLTVRQKATECLFVIGGHAIGRDAFLDNGIIPPVAKLFDDKEDIARKNSHQAIEMISETPPGAEGIVNANLVPILVQKLSTEKDEIKILILDTLHYCMRVNTQQALAAGAMETFTKLLDHASDVIRAKAARDIMDLSVPLDGKNKAVDVKSVPPLVRLLKDKEPDVRANAAGALMMITITTKGKYTAINEGKAIQPLVDLVDDPVSEVRLNAIKALTCLSEAPEGRTVLLKHVEKIRAHETDSIPAVVKAAAIAVKVITWKP, encoded by the exons ATGGCTCAAACAGTAATATCCGCGAATTACCCACCTCATATCGATCCAACAAGGACGCCTTTGGCCTATGGAGATCGGGCTCTTCCACGTTTG aacAGGGAATTGAAAGATTCAACACTATTAGTTCGTCAAAGAGCTGTTATGTCATTATGTGACCATCTGCATGATCCTGAACACATAGCAGAGGCATTAAGAGTGG gaATAGCAGAGAGTCTGAAGTCTTTACTCACTGATGGAGATCTGACTGTTAGACAAAAAGCTACAGAGTGCTTGTTTGTCATTGGAg GTCATGCAATTGGGAGAGATGCCTTTTTAGACAATGGCATCATTCCACCAGTGGCAAAATTGTTTGATGACAAAGAAGACATTGCTAGGAAGAATTCCCACCAAGCAATAGAAATGATTTCTGAAACACCCCCTGGAGCTGAGGGCATTGTGAATGCAAATTTAGTCCCTATTCTTgttcaaaaattatcaacagAAAAAGATGAAATCAAG ATACTGATCTTGGACACCCTTCACTATTGCATGAGAGTGAACACTCAGCAGGCATTGGCAGCTGGAGCTATGGAGACCTTTACTAAGCTCCTGGACCATGCCTCTGATGTGATCCGAGCGAAAGCTGCCAGGGACATTATGGATCTCAG TGTCCCATTAGATGGTAAGAACAAAGCTGTGGATGTGAAGTCTGTACCACCTTTGGTCCGACTTCTCAAGGACAAGGAGCCCGATGTGCGCGCCAATGCAGCAGGTGCCCTTATGAT GATAACAATAACCACAAAAGGCAAATACACAGCAATAAATGAAGGCAAAGCCATTCAGCCTCTAGTAGACTTAGTGGATGATCCCGTCAGTGAAGTCAGACTTAATGCCATCAAG GCTCTTACCTGTCTGTCTGAGGCACCTGAGGGAAGAACAGTGTTACTGAAGCATGTTGAAAAG